The DNA segment GGAAGGTGGACAGAAGAGGCTGTAGCAGAGGAAGCTGCTACTTCAGGGAGTTCAGCTAGCGGAGAGCTGCGGCACAAGTAAGTCCTCATGTAGAGAGCTCTACATGCTATGACCAGTTCCAGAAAAACTTCATCGGCCTATATTGTCCCTTTTTTCCCCCATCAGAAAATGCCGGTCATCAACATAGAAGATCTAACAGAAAAAGATAAATTAAAAATGGAAGTCGAACAACTCAAGAAAGAAGTGAAACTGGAGAGACAACTGGTGAGTGCAAAGTTTTACACTCGGGATGAAAGTTGAAAGAAACTTTGCAAACTTTGTCTACAGATGTGGCAGAGCTGAGTTTATTCGcttctttttgcaacttttcgaaGTTGCGGAACTTCAAAAAGTTTCCACGCAGAAAATAAGAAGGATAACGGAGAATGTTATCACAGCGCAGATAGACAAACTCAGCCCGGCCACAGCTGTGCTGGTAGATAATGGACACAGAGGTGCATATGGTTTTCCTGTATTGAGAGATAAATGGAGGCTTTGGTGCTTTTAGCAAGTGACGTGTGCGCCTGGGAAGTTAGGGGTGGGGGGTGCAGCCAGGGGTCAACACCCAGGAAATGGCTACAGGCTGGACTCTTCCTGGGAAAGATTAAAGGCCATGTAATTGTATGTAAAAGTCGTAGTCTGtactagatagatacatacagatagatagatagatagatagatagatagatagatagatagatagatagatacagatagatagatagatagatagatagatagatagatagatagatagatagatagatatgagatagatagatatgaaatagatagatagatagatatgagatagatagatagatagatagatagatagatagatagatagatatatagatagatagatagataaatagatagatatatatgagatagatagatagataggagatagatagatataagatagatatgagatagatagatagatatgagatagatatgagatagatagatagatagatatgagatagatagatagatagatagatatgagatagatagatagatagatagatagatagatagatagatagatagatagatagatatgagatagatagatagatagatagatatgagatagatagatagataggagatagatatgagatagatagatagatatgagatagatagatatgagatagatatgagatagatagatagatagatagatagatatagatacagatagatatgagatagatgatagatagatataacaaTTATTTAGACCTCATTTGCGGTGCAGATAATAATATAATAGTCTGTTGTGTGGATTATGACAGTCACACCCGCAATCCTATTACTATAAGACCCCAATCCTTATCCTGTGACATATGTTCCTTGGTGTAAATCAGGTCACTCAGGAGAAGCAGCAGCAGTTtcggctgatacattgtatctcccaCTATGTGACTATGTCTAGGGATATCTAGAATGTTTTATCCATTATTGTGCAGTCTCTAGTAACTCATCCATAACCATGAACATTTATCCATAATCAGAcaaggaatttcttatttttaggATATTTCTTTTGAAAACGATCCTTAACAATGACTACCCATATCTTAGTTTCTGAGACTTCGGTGTATGGGACACttgggagttaaaggggttttagtTGTGGGTCTTGTTCTAGAGCTGGGGTCATCCTTCATATTATCACGGAAGATTATCGTAGGCTCGATAAAGACCTAGGTTGATGCTGATGTTCCCATTCGGAGACCCACAACTGTCTCTATAATGGGGGTCAGGGACCTCTGTAAACAGAGAGGTGGTCACACATCTATGGCTTCCTTCATTGTTATATATGGGAATAGATGTAGGTCCTACACTTACCTGGAGAATGGACGTCGGAACCCTATTGCCACAGCGACTGTTAATGGGAATTCCAAAATGAGCGGACCACACTTACTTGGCTTTTTTGGGTACTCCCAAAAAAGAGTGCCGCGTCCCTATTGACAGTAGCTGGGGCATGGAAGTCCCTAATTCTTTCTCAATTTATCTATGTCTAATAAGGTTTTTCCTTTTAAGATGGGAATAAAATTGCAACCATAACAATTTTAGGAAGGCTTTCCTCCACCAACCTGACCTTGAGTATCTTTTTCCCTCCCGATTTAGGTCTCCAAAATGTGTGAAGAAATCAAAACGTATATTGAAGGCAATTCTGGAGAAGACCCTCTTGTAAAGGGGATCCCAGAGGACAAGAACCCATTCAAGGAGAAGGGTGGATGTGTCATTGCCTAAGACGACCCCCCCTAGGACTGTTTTCTTCAGTCGAGCAATGGTGTAGATGTCTTTTCTTGGCTGTCCTGGCACATGTATACACCCCAGTGCTACACTGTGTGGAAACTGGATGAAAGACTTTAATTTACCTACTGCACTCCTACCGCGAGAACTAGCACCGACCTTGGGCTTGCGCCTCACAAAGAATGTCTGGAATCCAAAAAAAGTCTAACTTGACTCGATGTGTAACATGTCGCTCTATGGGTTGCACTAGATTGTTTTCATAAAATGTGTGTCTGTAAATCCAATATATTACTTGTATTCTAGAATAAAAACTTGATAAGGTTGTGTGGTTCTCACTGGTGTCTAAGACCATGCTCAAAATTGGTGGGTCCTCCTGAAAATCAGAGACAGGGCCATTGCTACGTTGGGACAACCCCAAATAATCAAGTACCTATGATGGTGAGGGTAACCAGAACCATGTGATTAATATATACTGCAGTGCAGAGATAAGACttaggtttggatgcatttcaaaaaacaacatgtgacttgtctgttttactcactcctcagagcttagaCCCCACCTTTGCGCTtctgcacagcccctcctcctgctcctactCAGAGGTCACGGCCTGGTGACATGACATCagcgggggagggacaagctgtagaggagcacaaagatggaggcagcctgcagctcagacaagtcacatgttgctttatgaaatgcatccaaaccaaagcccaacccctgtgactaccccaggattttgtcagggagcaagagtaagttataacacacaattatatagtaatgtaaatgcttagaaaaggcagagaggcagatgtgcactgcaggtgtcatgggcttttagaatctgtgtttagtgaaaaatgcggtccctggtgacaggttcccttaaagggaaGTTCCCTCAAAGATCTATCTGTTAGGTGAAGGTTCTTAGTAGGGGAACCTTCTAACAATACAGAGTTGTCCACAGAAGATCTAGACACCTTATTCTTCTATGATGTCCTTGGACACCTGGGACAAGTTGTGGGTCTTGTTTAAGAGCTGGGGGTCATTCTTCATAGTAACATGGGATATTATACTAGGTTAGAAAAAGACCTATGTCCATCAAGACCAACCTGTAATAATACAATGTTTATCCAGAAAAAGGCAAAAATCTCATAGTTAAGTCATTAAAGTTCAAGAAAATTGGTTCCTAGTTGTGGGTTTACCTACAATACTATTTAATGAACCAAGTGTTGGTTTTGGACCTAGGTCCATCAAAACCAACCTAAAATAATACTATGTTGATCCATAGGAAGGCaaaacaaaatgggggtcatttactaaggggcggaATCGCGTTTTACCAGCGGGTTActcaaatttttctgttttgcgatgatttttcctgaattgccccgggattttggcgcacgtgattggattgtggcgcatcggtgccggcatgcacgcgacggaaaatcggggggcgtggccgaacgaaaacctgacggattcggagaaaccgcggcctttaaaaaaaaaaaagtgtcgggggacacgctcttaccttcaccaagtataggatcgtgcattccggcggacctctgggaacttcagcgcagcagcgacacctggtggacgtcggagaaactgccttagtgaatcgccggaagacccgaatccaccgcagagaacgcgccgctggatcgcgaatggaccgggtaagtaaatctgccccattatatgtgAGTCATTAAAACT comes from the Engystomops pustulosus chromosome 5, aEngPut4.maternal, whole genome shotgun sequence genome and includes:
- the GNGT1 gene encoding guanine nucleotide-binding protein G(T) subunit gamma-T1 isoform X1; translation: MTSSRKTSSAYIVPFFPHQKMPVINIEDLTEKDKLKMEVEQLKKEVKLERQLVSKMCEEIKTYIEGNSGEDPLVKGIPEDKNPFKEKGGCVIA
- the GNGT1 gene encoding guanine nucleotide-binding protein G(T) subunit gamma-T1 isoform X2, translating into MPVINIEDLTEKDKLKMEVEQLKKEVKLERQLVSKMCEEIKTYIEGNSGEDPLVKGIPEDKNPFKEKGGCVIA